The sequence below is a genomic window from Deltaproteobacteria bacterium.
GTAGCAGATCTCGAGCTCCCGCGCGAGGAACGCCTCGGGGCACAGGGTCATCCCGACGAGGTCCGCCCCGGCGCGCGCGAGAAACCGGATCTCGGCGGGGGTTTCCAGCCGCGGCCCCTCGGTACAGGCGTAGGTGCCGCCGAAGTGCAGTCGCCCTACTTCGCGCCCTTCGTAGCGCTGCTTCGCAGCGCGGAGCAGGGCGCTTCGTAGGGTTTCACAGAAGACCGGGGACTGGCGGAGGAAGCCGATCCCCATCCCCTCGTAGAAAGTCGACGGGCGGTTCCGGGTAAAGTCGAGGAGGTCGTCGGGGAGGACCAGGTCGCCGGGCCGGACCTTCCGGGAGAGGACGCCGGGCCCCGTCCAGGCGACGATCCGTGTCACCCCCAGGGACTTCGCTGCGTAGATGTTGGCACGGTAGTTCACGTACGGCGCGGTCTTCTCGTACCCCTTCTCGCCGTGGCGCGAGAGGAAGAGGAAGCGGAAACCCGCGTTCTCATAGAGGTGGACGGGGTTGGAAAGGCCGTACGGCGTCCGGACGCGCCGGGAAGAGAGCTTCTCCCCCAGCGTGCCCGCAGGGAGGGCGTATGCCCCGGACCCTCCGAGGAGGAGGACCCGGGGCGCTTCTTCCTTGCCGTTTCTCAGAAACCGACCCGGACGCCGAGGTTGGCGGTCCAGCCGCTCAGGTTCACGTCGACGTCGTTTCCCGCGTTGGTCTGGAAGGTCGGATTGACCCAGTGGTATTTCCCCTCGAAGTTGAGCGCCACGCGGGAGTTGAGCCACATGTCGAGACCGGCGGAGAGGTACCCGCCGAAGTCAGTGCTCCTCTCGTCGATCCCGGAGAACGTCGTCCCGATCGGAGCCTCCTTAAGACTCGAGAAGTAGAGACCCAGGCCGGCCCCGACGTACGGTTCGATGAACGGGTGGGGGATGATCAGCCGCGCGCCGATCGTCATGGGAGCCACTCTACTCTCGTTCGAACCCCGATCCGTCCCGTAACCGCCGATGGTGCCGTCGATGGCAAACACGGGCGACACGCGGGAACCGACCCCGAAGTCGAAATTCCCCCCGGAGTCGTACCCCCTCAACCCGTCGAGGTCGTCGTTGGGAGAGAAGACGCCCAGGTGCCCGAAGAAGTACGGCTGTCCGTACTGCGCGTGCCGGGGCGGCGGCGCCTCGGCCCCGCGACGCGGCGGGGGCGGCGCATACTCGTCGGGGCTCCCTCCCCGGGGGCCCCGCTCATACCGGTCGTACTCGGCGGCGACGGCGGTCGCCGCAGTCGCTGCGGTCGCCGCGATGAACAGCCCGACAAGAACCAACGCAAGATGCTTCCTCATGCTGTCCTCCTTCTTCCCTCGGGGTCGCCGGGGATGGTTTCGAGGATACCGCCCGTCGAGGTGGAAAGAAAGGGGCGGAATCCATATAATGATGACTTTACTTATACGACGTACCGACGGGAGATATTCATGATCATCGTCATGGGGGCGGGTGCGGCCCAAAAAGAGATTCGCACCGTCATCGCCAGGATCAAGGCGCTGGGGTACACCCCGCACCCGATCGTGGGGAAGGAACGCACCGTCATCGGCGCGATCGGGGACGAGCGCGGCAAGATCGTCCTCCAGGGGCTCGAGTCGCTCCCCGGGGTGGAGCGGGTCGTCCCGATCCTCAAGCCGTACAAGCTCGCCAGCCGCGAGGTGAAGCCGGAACGGACGGTCATCCGCATCGTCCCCGGGGTGACGGTCGGGGACCGGCAGCTCCTGGTCATCGCGGGCCCCTGTTCCGTGGAGAGCGAAACGCAGATGATCGAAACGGCGCTGGCCGTGAAAAAGGCGGGCGCCCACGTGCTGCGCGGCGGGGCGTGGAAGCCGCGCACCTCCCCGTACGCCTTCCAGGGATTGGAGCTCAAGGGCCTCAAGATCCTGCGCAAGGCGGGGGATCGCGCGGGGATGCCGATCGTCACCGAGGTGATGAACCCGGCCGACGTCGCGCTGATCGCCGAATATTCCGACATCCTCCAGGTCGGGGCGCGCAACGTCCAGAACTTCTCCCTCCTCAAGCGGATCGGCAAGTCGAAGCGTCCCATCCTCCTCAAGCGCGGGATGATGACGACGATCACCGAGTACCTGATGAGCGCGGAATATTGCCTGTCCGAGGGGAGCCGCCAGGTGATCCTGTGCGAGCGCGGGATCCGGACCTTCGAGGACGCCACGCGGAACACCCTCGACCTCTCCGCGATCCCGGTCCTCAAGGAGCGCACCCACCTGCCGGTCATCGTCGACCCGTCCCACGCCACCGGCGTGGCGCGCCTCGTCCCGCCCATGGCGTGCGCCGCCGTCGCCGCGGGCGCCGACGGGCTGATGATCGAGGTCCACCCCACGCCGGAGAAGGCGCTCTCCGACGGTCCGCAGTCGCTCACCTTCGCGAAGTTCGCCGAGACGATGGCGACGCTGCGGCCCTTCATCGCCGCGGCGGGACGAACGCTCTGATCCGCAGGATCCTCCTCCCGGCGCTCGCGGCGGTCCTCCTCCTCCACTTCGGCTACTCGTACTACCAGGTGGGGCGGGGGGTCTCCGGGGACGTCTGGGAGGTCCCCTCCATCCTCTACGGGCGCCCCACGGAGGTCCGCACGGGGGACCACCTCGGGAACCTCCGGTTCACCGAGCGGCTGCGCCGCCTCTCCTACAAGAAGGTCGCGGGAAAGCCGTCCGCCGCCGGGACCTGGTCCGAGGAACCCGACCGCGTCCGCGTCTACACGCGCGACTACCGGGTCGAGGAGACCCCACACACCGACGGCCCGATGGAGATCGGGGTCCGCGACGGGCGGGTCGTTTCGATCGTCTCTTCCGCCGGAGTCTCGCTCGATTCGATCCACCTCGAACCCGAGGAGATCGGGCGGATCCTCGGCCCCCGGATGGAATCGCGGCGGATCGTCCCCCTGTCCGCGATCCCGACGTCGCTGCAGCAGGCCGTGCTCGCGGCCGAGGACGCCCGGTTCTACTCCCACTTCGGGATCGACGGGGTCGGGGTCGCCCGCGCGCTCGTGAAGAATCTGCGGGAGCGGCGGTTCGCCCAAGGGGGGTCCACGATCACCCAGCAGCTGGC
It includes:
- a CDS encoding porin family protein, whose product is MRKHLALVLVGLFIAATAATAATAVAAEYDRYERGPRGGSPDEYAPPPPRRGAEAPPPRHAQYGQPYFFGHLGVFSPNDDLDGLRGYDSGGNFDFGVGSRVSPVFAIDGTIGGYGTDRGSNESRVAPMTIGARLIIPHPFIEPYVGAGLGLYFSSLKEAPIGTTFSGIDERSTDFGGYLSAGLDMWLNSRVALNFEGKYHWVNPTFQTNAGNDVDVNLSGWTANLGVRVGF
- the aroF gene encoding 3-deoxy-7-phosphoheptulonate synthase: MIIVMGAGAAQKEIRTVIARIKALGYTPHPIVGKERTVIGAIGDERGKIVLQGLESLPGVERVVPILKPYKLASREVKPERTVIRIVPGVTVGDRQLLVIAGPCSVESETQMIETALAVKKAGAHVLRGGAWKPRTSPYAFQGLELKGLKILRKAGDRAGMPIVTEVMNPADVALIAEYSDILQVGARNVQNFSLLKRIGKSKRPILLKRGMMTTITEYLMSAEYCLSEGSRQVILCERGIRTFEDATRNTLDLSAIPVLKERTHLPVIVDPSHATGVARLVPPMACAAVAAGADGLMIEVHPTPEKALSDGPQSLTFAKFAETMATLRPFIAAAGRTL
- a CDS encoding MTAP family purine nucleoside phosphorylase; its protein translation is MNYRANIYAAKSLGVTRIVAWTGPGVLSRKVRPGDLVLPDDLLDFTRNRPSTFYEGMGIGFLRQSPVFCETLRSALLRAAKQRYEGREVGRLHFGGTYACTEGPRLETPAEIRFLARAGADLVGMTLCPEAFLARELEICYAPVAYITNYAEGVRKMPYRRGALFEGMLPPGEAAAVEAAKNAIPGIAIAAARAIAGEERDCPCAVSMERYRKRGVI